Proteins encoded by one window of Halobaculum halobium:
- a CDS encoding type IV pilin N-terminal domain-containing protein, which produces MNINQLLNGDERAVSPVIGVILMVAITVILAAVIGSFVLGLGNSVQQTAPNANFQFEFGENATTDVVNTTHTGGDTIPANERVSVNTSVDSKAFTDEVSAGDSVTDVEYASGETVRVLWTSQTGDTSQTLAEETAP; this is translated from the coding sequence ATGAATATCAACCAACTACTCAACGGCGATGAACGTGCCGTGTCCCCGGTTATTGGGGTCATTCTCATGGTCGCCATTACCGTGATCCTCGCGGCCGTGATCGGTTCGTTCGTCCTCGGGTTAGGGAACAGTGTCCAGCAGACCGCGCCGAACGCGAACTTCCAGTTCGAGTTTGGTGAGAATGCAACCACGGATGTCGTTAATACGACGCACACTGGCGGAGATACGATCCCCGCGAATGAGCGGGTTTCAGTCAACACCAGCGTCGACTCTAAAGCCTTTACTGATGAAGTGAGCGCAGGCGACAGTGTTACTGATGTAGAATATGCTTCAGGAGAAACCGTCCGCGTCCTCTGGACATCACAGACTGGAGACACCTCACAAACGCTTGCTGAGGAGACCGCTCCCTAA
- a CDS encoding glycosyltransferase family 2 protein, protein MTVAIVGGLVIGLSYLLPVRLLGVVLAVASMTAVFYLSSVAIAHYADALPEWAQTVPIWTTLALPFTIALVLITQLNIAIPALTLVLLFALVLVFFYYWLVVPLALYQRLREQARDQSIDSWPELSVLIPAYNEEGYVGRTIESFLAADYPDNRLELIVIDDGSSDNTYEEALAYASETVTVLTKENGGKHSALNHGLAHTDAAHIVTVDADSVIAPDALRKLVRSLKANPNAGAVAGNVKVANRDSFITRLQALEYIVGINTFRRTFDLLGVVTVVPGCLGLFRREAIESVGRYSADTITEDFDLTIELLKHGVSIHHSNAIVSTEVPDTWRDLYRQRLRWFRGNFQTVLKHRTVFVDPNFGLLHSVGFPYLVLSMSVLPVLGVIILGVILWLVIQGSLSQFLGLLGLFILLQVLLSLLAIRIENDDLWLARYAPLSIVGYKQFLDGVLLKSVVDVFTHDDLVWTGPERIRQREQTPAADDQFED, encoded by the coding sequence GTGACCGTCGCTATCGTGGGTGGGCTCGTCATCGGCCTGTCCTACCTCCTCCCGGTCCGACTCCTGGGTGTCGTCCTCGCGGTTGCGAGCATGACTGCTGTGTTCTATCTTAGCTCCGTCGCGATCGCCCACTACGCCGATGCACTACCCGAGTGGGCACAGACGGTTCCCATTTGGACGACACTGGCACTCCCGTTCACGATCGCTCTTGTTCTGATCACCCAACTCAACATCGCCATCCCTGCGTTGACGCTCGTGTTGCTGTTCGCACTCGTGCTTGTGTTCTTCTATTACTGGCTAGTAGTCCCACTGGCACTGTATCAGCGCCTCCGAGAACAGGCCCGCGACCAGTCCATCGACAGCTGGCCAGAACTGAGCGTCCTGATCCCCGCGTACAACGAGGAAGGCTACGTTGGCCGGACGATCGAGTCGTTTCTCGCGGCCGACTACCCCGACAACCGCCTCGAACTGATCGTCATCGATGACGGGAGCTCGGACAACACGTATGAGGAAGCACTAGCATACGCCTCCGAAACGGTAACTGTCCTTACAAAGGAGAATGGCGGAAAACACTCAGCGCTCAATCACGGCCTCGCACACACAGACGCAGCCCACATCGTCACCGTTGACGCCGACTCAGTCATTGCCCCAGACGCCCTCAGGAAGCTCGTTCGATCACTGAAAGCGAATCCCAACGCTGGCGCCGTCGCAGGGAATGTCAAGGTGGCCAACCGGGACTCGTTCATCACGCGCCTCCAAGCACTCGAGTACATCGTCGGAATCAACACGTTCAGACGGACGTTCGACCTGCTGGGTGTCGTCACGGTGGTCCCCGGCTGTCTCGGGTTGTTTCGCCGCGAAGCCATTGAGTCGGTCGGCAGGTATTCGGCCGACACGATCACCGAGGATTTCGACCTCACGATCGAACTCCTAAAACACGGTGTTTCGATCCATCACAGCAACGCTATCGTATCCACCGAGGTACCTGATACGTGGCGAGATCTGTACCGGCAGCGCTTGCGGTGGTTCCGCGGGAACTTCCAGACCGTCCTCAAACACCGGACCGTCTTTGTCGACCCCAATTTCGGGCTCCTCCACAGCGTTGGCTTCCCGTATCTCGTCCTCTCGATGTCGGTGTTGCCGGTGTTAGGTGTGATCATCCTCGGGGTCATCCTCTGGCTCGTCATCCAAGGCTCGCTGAGTCAGTTCCTCGGCTTGCTGGGATTGTTCATCCTGCTGCAAGTGTTGCTCTCGCTATTGGCGATCCGGATCGAAAATGACGACCTGTGGCTCGCACGATACGCCCCGCTGTCAATTGTCGGCTACAAACAGTTCCTTGACGGCGTCTTGCTCAAGAGTGTCGTCGACGTCTTCACTCACGACGATCTTGTATGGACCGGTCCCGAGCGGATCCGCCAACGCGAGCAGACACCGGCTGCAGATGACCAGTTCGAGGACTGA
- a CDS encoding DUF7260 family protein: protein MSVQTLGGKESVSGELDSLRQQVDTEIAQTHAEHEALQSFRDRLTEIFELAPQATIHSSIATDSPEEQCLRSRVAEASSAADTIAAIRRAYQETVMGLSFYENEYGDSYGESLRAEFGEEIAIALTQPACFTSAVRASLVEQIEIALEERARLLGICYEEQESLSMVREELVPVATECESIASETFADQPYTRLQYYRDRCLRLEERCDTIVRRRQQSLHRRREEYEFGGEIPTVRSYLYRDSGAAHPVLALCSSVANQVAVTRDGVEQAIAYCE, encoded by the coding sequence ATGTCAGTACAGACTCTCGGTGGAAAAGAATCCGTTTCGGGGGAACTCGATTCACTCCGGCAGCAGGTTGACACCGAGATCGCTCAAACACATGCAGAGCATGAAGCATTGCAGTCGTTTCGCGATCGCCTTACGGAGATTTTTGAGTTGGCTCCGCAAGCGACGATACACTCATCTATCGCAACTGACTCACCCGAGGAGCAGTGTCTCCGCTCGCGGGTCGCCGAGGCCTCGAGCGCAGCCGATACCATCGCGGCAATTCGGCGGGCGTATCAAGAGACGGTCATGGGTCTCTCATTTTATGAGAATGAATACGGCGACTCCTATGGTGAGAGTCTCCGCGCCGAATTTGGTGAGGAGATCGCCATCGCGTTGACGCAGCCGGCGTGTTTCACGTCGGCTGTCCGCGCGTCGCTTGTCGAACAGATTGAGATCGCACTCGAAGAGCGAGCGAGGCTATTGGGTATCTGTTACGAAGAGCAAGAGTCGCTTTCGATGGTTCGCGAAGAGCTTGTCCCCGTTGCAACCGAATGCGAGTCGATTGCCAGCGAGACGTTTGCCGACCAGCCGTACACGCGGCTCCAGTACTATCGTGACCGTTGCCTCCGGCTGGAAGAGCGCTGTGACACCATTGTTCGACGCCGACAACAATCACTGCATCGACGACGAGAAGAGTACGAGTTTGGTGGTGAGATTCCGACTGTCCGTTCGTATCTATATCGTGATTCGGGAGCGGCGCATCCGGTGTTGGCGCTGTGCAGTTCGGTTGCGAATCAGGTTGCGGTGACTCGAGACGGGGTTGAGCAAGCGATTGCGTACTGTGAGTAA
- a CDS encoding FkbM family methyltransferase, with amino-acid sequence MSKFNEALSILRDDGIIKLFKKIYESYFEYVVLSIRGKSNINIDSYSIEVNISNKGSYKEMRHINNTEISIIKDMLDESEKSDTFLDIGANMGVHSIFIDKKVEDVYSIEPHPVNLSHLNINSHINQSGISMYACGFSDTAGYIEINSSRTGMQVDGRASIKRPNDNKNNSTILVRLEKGDKFIQQNELDIPEMIKVDVEGAEMSVLRGLEDTINHASCKVIYCEYHNNEKNIRSFLKSAGYSTTLIGDGRIIKAMRE; translated from the coding sequence ATGTCGAAGTTTAATGAGGCGCTTTCAATCTTAAGAGATGATGGAATAATAAAACTATTCAAAAAAATATACGAATCGTATTTTGAATATGTGGTTTTAAGTATTAGGGGAAAAAGCAATATAAATATTGATAGTTATAGTATAGAAGTTAATATTTCTAATAAAGGATCATATAAAGAGATGAGACACATAAATAATACAGAAATTTCTATTATCAAAGACATGTTAGATGAATCTGAGAAGAGTGACACTTTTTTAGATATTGGTGCTAATATGGGGGTACATTCAATATTTATTGATAAGAAGGTTGAAGATGTCTATTCGATAGAACCACATCCTGTGAATCTATCACATCTAAATATAAATTCACACATAAATCAATCTGGTATCAGTATGTATGCGTGTGGATTTTCAGATACAGCAGGCTATATTGAGATCAATAGCTCAAGAACGGGGATGCAGGTAGATGGCAGAGCCTCAATTAAGCGACCAAATGATAACAAAAACAACAGTACTATTTTAGTAAGACTAGAAAAAGGTGATAAGTTCATACAGCAAAACGAATTAGATATTCCAGAAATGATAAAAGTAGATGTAGAAGGAGCTGAAATGAGTGTATTGCGTGGATTAGAGGACACAATAAATCACGCTAGTTGCAAAGTGATATATTGCGAATATCATAATAATGAAAAAAACATACGTAGTTTCTTAAAATCCGCTGGATATTCGACGACACTAATCGGAGATGGTCGGATAATCAAAGCTATGAGGGAATAA
- a CDS encoding phage NrS-1 polymerase family protein, translating to MKRRAWAVECIRCISHEDSTRIEVCSGESIKYTARIQQLMNKAFRASSRMRPKWDEYPGSQTYGEIAIGKV from the coding sequence ATGAAACGAAGAGCGTGGGCTGTTGAGTGCATCCGCTGTATCTCGCATGAGGATTCTACCAGGATCGAAGTATGTTCCGGTGAGAGTATTAAATACACAGCGCGAATACAGCAGTTGATGAACAAGGCTTTCCGAGCCTCTAGTCGGATGCGTCCGAAGTGGGACGAGTATCCGGGTAGCCAGACCTATGGAGAGATAGCCATAGGGAAGGTTTGA
- a CDS encoding sulfatase: protein MRDKPNIILVVLDTVRARNLSCYGYHRQTTPFLTDFASDNTLFENAFSPAEWTPTSHASIFTGTYPWVHQTGRKSSKLHPQLETLAEVLQSDGYETVGFSSNTYISPVFEFDRGFDTFLFNSSAFGEPFSDGVPIQQMRQSIDSATFPGEAWQALKYIRNNDGSLVQTFGNWIVKKLNKRGVFSQADSGAQKANSFVRDWLRRRDDDQPFFLFINYMEGHTPYQAPDQYLADFGDPSDDRGWESLDRFFADTDGDLDPTASRLQDLYDGSISYLDAQLRELTESIDEYADDETLIIITGDHGEAFGEHDIYGHTAGLYNEITRVPLLIRDPARKKETSSEPVSIQWIMPTLLERIGLSLPEYCVDASLFESSNPPVVGDTKALDLSVDIPDSIGHLTQPARFCVDDEWKLISGVDSDYSELYMISDEEETEDCFSRYPDRVSEYRNRLSAEIERFPDLSESYSGQVSIDSETSQQLKELGYVE, encoded by the coding sequence GTGAGAGATAAGCCAAATATTATCCTTGTGGTGTTGGACACGGTCCGGGCACGAAATCTCTCCTGCTACGGGTACCACCGACAAACCACGCCGTTCCTGACTGATTTCGCGTCAGACAACACCTTGTTCGAAAATGCGTTCTCTCCCGCGGAGTGGACTCCGACATCCCATGCGTCCATATTCACCGGCACATACCCGTGGGTACATCAGACAGGGAGAAAGTCAAGTAAGCTACACCCCCAATTAGAGACCTTAGCTGAGGTTCTTCAGAGTGACGGATATGAAACGGTTGGATTCTCCAGCAACACATATATTAGCCCTGTTTTCGAATTCGATCGCGGGTTTGACACATTCTTATTCAATTCCTCAGCATTCGGAGAGCCGTTCAGTGACGGGGTTCCGATCCAGCAGATGAGACAAAGTATCGATTCAGCGACCTTCCCCGGTGAAGCGTGGCAGGCACTGAAATATATCCGAAATAACGATGGGTCGCTCGTTCAGACGTTTGGAAACTGGATCGTAAAGAAACTGAACAAACGAGGTGTATTTTCACAAGCCGACAGTGGAGCTCAGAAGGCGAACAGTTTCGTCCGGGACTGGCTTCGGAGGCGAGATGATGACCAGCCATTTTTTCTATTTATAAACTATATGGAGGGTCACACTCCGTATCAGGCGCCTGATCAATACCTCGCTGACTTCGGAGACCCGTCAGACGATCGGGGTTGGGAGAGCCTCGATCGATTCTTCGCCGATACTGACGGGGACCTCGACCCCACGGCCTCTCGACTTCAGGATCTGTACGACGGTTCTATTTCCTACCTGGACGCTCAATTACGAGAGTTGACCGAGAGTATTGACGAATACGCAGACGACGAGACACTTATCATCATTACCGGCGATCACGGGGAGGCATTCGGCGAACACGATATATACGGACACACGGCAGGGCTCTACAACGAGATTACTCGAGTCCCACTACTCATCAGGGATCCTGCCCGAAAAAAAGAAACTAGCTCTGAACCTGTCTCGATTCAATGGATCATGCCGACTCTGTTGGAACGAATCGGCCTCTCGCTACCCGAGTACTGTGTTGATGCGTCACTATTCGAGAGCAGCAACCCCCCGGTAGTCGGAGATACAAAAGCCCTCGACTTGTCGGTTGATATCCCGGACAGCATCGGTCACCTGACTCAGCCAGCACGGTTCTGTGTGGATGACGAGTGGAAGCTCATCAGTGGGGTCGATAGCGACTATTCTGAGCTGTACATGATCAGTGATGAAGAAGAGACGGAAGACTGCTTCTCTCGATACCCCGACCGTGTGAGCGAATATCGGAACAGGCTCTCAGCCGAAATTGAGCGGTTTCCGGACCTTTCTGAGTCGTACAGCGGACAAGTATCTATCGACTCAGAAACCAGCCAACAACTCAAAGAACTTGGGTACGTGGAATGA
- a CDS encoding phosphotransferase, with protein MLLDTSAKTIEGVTQLTDFFSYRFAGESLVHREYVSVAPGSYQYLIHPSERSLSWLSNRVDGHSYRRRIASLGINALGSTQPSLLGSVPGVRSVTLEVPRTCQFDIAVVGMRIKVIDYRRERVYTLPLAREHHENIHEEVRTRRNLPPSIDTPRVLDADDTFPYFVEELCDGRTPSNVVEDWDILREGLRQLTPLHRETRSVWVPTEEAIDQAFEALAASELSNDPVVNHTRTFLDQHTLPNELRRSRIHGDFQTGNLIVQDDRVIILDWESSRIDLVLVDLFDPFKRHSIESDDGGPLADLILRTGAFRAISDDLRTGFGPLAWGDNTYYPALPVVYLLLQLAHDPPESTHSRNPVYELLVDVLADVM; from the coding sequence ATGCTTCTGGACACCTCAGCGAAGACGATCGAGGGCGTAACTCAACTGACTGATTTCTTTTCGTACCGGTTCGCCGGCGAATCTCTCGTTCATCGGGAGTACGTCTCGGTCGCTCCTGGCAGTTACCAGTACCTGATTCACCCCTCTGAAAGGAGCCTTTCCTGGCTATCGAACCGCGTCGATGGTCACTCCTATCGCAGGCGAATCGCGAGCCTGGGGATCAACGCGCTTGGGTCGACCCAGCCATCCCTACTCGGTAGCGTGCCCGGGGTCCGGAGTGTAACGCTCGAAGTACCACGGACGTGTCAGTTCGATATCGCAGTTGTCGGTATGCGGATTAAGGTTATCGACTATAGACGGGAGCGAGTATACACGCTCCCCCTCGCGAGGGAGCACCACGAGAATATCCACGAGGAGGTCCGGACCAGACGGAACCTACCTCCATCGATCGACACGCCGCGAGTTCTCGATGCTGACGACACGTTCCCGTACTTCGTAGAGGAACTTTGCGACGGGCGTACGCCGTCGAACGTCGTCGAAGACTGGGATATTCTCCGCGAAGGACTTCGTCAATTGACTCCTCTCCACCGCGAGACGAGAAGCGTATGGGTCCCCACGGAGGAGGCGATAGATCAGGCGTTCGAAGCGCTCGCAGCATCCGAACTCTCGAACGATCCTGTCGTTAACCACACGAGAACGTTTCTCGACCAACACACACTTCCCAACGAACTACGTCGGTCCCGGATTCACGGTGATTTCCAAACCGGGAACCTGATAGTGCAAGATGACCGAGTAATTATTCTGGACTGGGAGTCATCTAGGATTGATCTCGTCCTGGTTGACCTGTTCGATCCCTTCAAACGTCATTCGATCGAGAGTGACGACGGAGGCCCACTCGCTGACTTGATCCTACGGACCGGCGCGTTTCGCGCGATCTCGGACGACCTCCGGACCGGATTCGGACCTCTCGCTTGGGGTGATAACACCTACTACCCCGCCCTTCCAGTTGTGTACCTGTTGCTACAGTTGGCACACGACCCACCCGAGAGTACGCACAGCAGAAACCCAGTGTATGAGCTGCTTGTAGACGTCCTCGCCGACGTGATGTAA
- a CDS encoding alkaline phosphatase family protein, which produces MNLIWGIDGAEWELLKQLQDSGRIPTLSRMIETGASGTLRSTIPAYTGIAVPTLLTGKNPGTTGMVGFERVDGTLQDFTDIEDEVLWEIAGRQGLRTCAVGVRTTYPPRPVENGVVVSGDLYTPPDATDYMFPEHLPDDVPGVESFHDGLAELDELQKNADIPCFIEAASTTTRTQHGVFEDIIAETDPDLAMFWIGAADKLQHLAWDEKDVLAEYYELIDGLLKQTLDRFEPEVTYVISDHGFEAVYERELHLNTWLERRGYLRTTPAAPMSRYIGPLVSKYVPNGLTDKAQSVLSKMGGAATSGDEAASHSAGSTRRNVTVPGVDYERSTAVMVNEWGINVLASNRRSEIVDSLVSDLRALHIQGEPVFRFVARREDVYTGRYLDRFPDVIVLPTREYHLNHTLSRSLTSPTGGSSHRSGYHIYNPDGVFAASGAEIPTAAGLTIAAEEFAPTVLHELGVGVPADIDASPMTEALSTHRRTDDVTTIRPRAPTLVDPEQKSTTNEDVEDRLRDMGYL; this is translated from the coding sequence ATGAATCTGATATGGGGGATCGATGGCGCTGAGTGGGAGTTACTGAAACAGTTACAGGACAGCGGTCGGATCCCAACGCTTTCTCGGATGATCGAGACCGGAGCCAGTGGTACGCTCAGGTCGACAATACCAGCTTACACCGGGATCGCGGTTCCAACTCTTCTAACGGGAAAGAACCCAGGCACGACGGGGATGGTTGGGTTCGAGCGGGTCGATGGGACGCTTCAGGATTTCACTGATATCGAGGACGAGGTACTTTGGGAAATCGCCGGGCGACAGGGACTGAGAACATGCGCCGTCGGGGTTCGAACGACTTACCCGCCACGACCCGTCGAGAACGGAGTTGTCGTTTCGGGCGACCTCTATACCCCACCGGACGCTACGGATTACATGTTCCCGGAACACCTGCCGGACGATGTCCCGGGGGTAGAATCGTTTCATGATGGGCTCGCAGAACTCGATGAATTACAAAAGAATGCGGACATTCCGTGCTTCATTGAGGCCGCAAGTACGACAACTCGAACGCAGCACGGGGTCTTCGAGGACATCATCGCGGAGACGGATCCCGATCTCGCGATGTTTTGGATTGGGGCCGCGGACAAACTACAGCACCTCGCATGGGATGAGAAGGATGTGCTCGCGGAGTACTACGAACTCATCGACGGGTTACTCAAGCAGACGCTCGACCGATTCGAGCCGGAGGTAACCTACGTAATCTCTGATCATGGGTTCGAAGCCGTTTACGAACGGGAACTCCACCTGAATACGTGGCTCGAGCGGCGGGGCTATCTTCGAACGACCCCCGCGGCACCGATGTCGAGGTACATCGGACCGCTGGTGTCGAAGTACGTGCCGAACGGCCTCACAGACAAGGCGCAATCTGTGCTCTCAAAGATGGGAGGGGCAGCCACCAGCGGTGATGAGGCGGCGAGCCACTCGGCGGGTAGCACTCGCCGGAATGTGACAGTTCCGGGCGTTGACTACGAGCGGTCGACGGCTGTCATGGTGAACGAGTGGGGGATAAATGTTCTAGCTTCCAACAGACGCAGTGAGATTGTCGATTCGTTGGTTTCCGACCTACGAGCGCTTCACATCCAAGGAGAGCCGGTGTTCCGGTTCGTCGCCAGACGAGAGGACGTCTATACCGGACGGTATCTCGACCGGTTCCCGGACGTGATCGTATTGCCAACCCGAGAGTACCACCTCAACCACACGCTCTCCCGGTCACTCACGTCACCGACTGGTGGCTCGTCACATCGGTCGGGATATCACATTTACAACCCGGACGGCGTGTTTGCAGCGAGCGGAGCGGAGATACCGACGGCTGCGGGGCTGACGATCGCTGCCGAAGAGTTCGCCCCGACGGTGCTTCACGAACTCGGTGTTGGGGTTCCCGCCGACATCGACGCCTCACCAATGACCGAAGCACTCAGTACACATCGACGAACCGATGACGTAACCACCATCCGGCCACGCGCACCCACACTGGTGGATCCAGAACAGAAATCGACCACGAACGAGGATGTGGAGGATCGACTCCGGGATATGGGCTATCTATGA
- a CDS encoding flippase, whose product MPEEQSGSFSRILSGSAVIFLGAILHKFIAFGGSVFNAQLLGPSGYGVIVVALSVYFILCDILSLGLNSGVARNYSQSDPSAVRRGVLTTAYQLATITAVVGAIAVFVAAGPVAEYVFQDESIAPALRILAVAIPLKIFLNLINGTLQGVKKPLVKTVVTSILQPVVRISLIVSLVLLGYGAIGVAGAYLGATAVTAVVSLYYVRKHTELFEFGTDAVPVHRSLLRFSVPLVGSSIILKFMNNLDTILIGTFATSADAGGYNVAFVLGQTTLLFIESIAFMYLPEVSDLYKEGALEQVSDIYRTVTKWVVFLSAPFVLTALAFPNYVLTFIYSANYGYATTAFVILVVGFSSHILNGPNRGTLVAFGKTRRLLGFDLGTLAANFALNVVLIPRFGIAGAAVATGSSYLLRNAMMTWYLNREFRIIPFSQALLFPLIPLAITAVVVRGIVPSPSVLSVIIYTAVLTITLALGYLSMGVEETDLLLAELLEEQGIDLDIVRRVHERVNRP is encoded by the coding sequence ATGCCGGAAGAGCAGTCTGGTTCGTTCTCACGAATCCTATCTGGCTCGGCTGTTATCTTTCTGGGCGCTATTCTCCACAAATTCATCGCGTTCGGTGGGAGTGTATTCAACGCGCAGTTACTGGGACCGTCGGGGTACGGTGTCATCGTCGTTGCGCTGTCGGTCTATTTCATCCTCTGTGATATCCTCTCGCTGGGGTTGAACTCCGGCGTCGCACGAAACTACTCCCAGTCGGACCCTTCGGCCGTACGACGCGGTGTACTGACGACAGCGTACCAACTCGCAACGATTACTGCCGTTGTCGGTGCTATCGCTGTTTTCGTTGCTGCAGGTCCTGTTGCGGAGTATGTATTTCAGGACGAATCGATTGCGCCTGCACTCCGTATTCTCGCCGTCGCTATTCCGCTCAAGATCTTTCTGAATCTCATAAACGGAACACTTCAAGGCGTAAAGAAACCGCTCGTGAAGACTGTCGTCACGAGCATTCTCCAACCGGTCGTTCGCATCTCGCTCATCGTCTCGTTGGTCCTCCTCGGGTATGGGGCAATCGGTGTCGCAGGTGCCTACCTCGGTGCGACCGCTGTCACTGCAGTCGTCTCCCTGTACTACGTACGCAAACATACAGAACTATTCGAATTCGGCACCGATGCGGTTCCGGTCCACCGGTCGCTGCTTCGGTTTTCGGTGCCACTGGTGGGGTCGTCTATTATCCTTAAGTTCATGAATAATCTCGACACGATCCTGATCGGCACCTTCGCCACGTCTGCAGACGCCGGCGGGTACAACGTCGCTTTTGTCCTCGGGCAAACGACACTCTTGTTCATCGAGTCGATCGCGTTTATGTATCTCCCAGAAGTGTCGGACCTGTACAAGGAGGGGGCCCTCGAGCAGGTAAGCGACATCTATCGAACAGTTACCAAGTGGGTCGTCTTCCTTTCTGCCCCGTTTGTCTTGACGGCACTTGCCTTCCCGAACTACGTTTTAACGTTCATTTATTCCGCCAACTACGGGTACGCGACGACCGCCTTCGTAATCTTGGTTGTCGGGTTCTCTTCACACATCCTGAACGGTCCGAACCGTGGAACGCTCGTTGCCTTCGGGAAGACCAGACGGTTGTTGGGGTTCGATTTGGGCACTCTCGCTGCGAACTTCGCACTGAATGTCGTACTGATTCCCCGCTTCGGAATCGCTGGCGCTGCGGTTGCGACCGGGTCGTCGTATCTACTCCGGAACGCAATGATGACGTGGTATCTCAATCGGGAGTTCCGGATCATTCCGTTCTCTCAAGCGCTCCTCTTCCCCCTGATCCCGCTGGCTATTACAGCAGTGGTTGTTCGAGGAATTGTACCGTCGCCGTCCGTCCTTTCGGTAATCATCTACACGGCGGTACTGACCATCACGCTCGCGCTGGGGTACCTCAGTATGGGAGTCGAGGAGACTGACCTCCTCCTTGCGGAATTGCTTGAAGAACAAGGGATCGACCTCGACATTGTCCGGCGGGTCCACGAACGGGTAAACAGGCCTTGA
- a CDS encoding glycosyltransferase family 2 protein — protein MSDSISIVIPTLDGDPWTLDSVPAGVETAVVQEGNRSEARNEGARRTSGDVLVFCDDDVSFDESFLWKQVEATETGTILGLEDFDFGLLLTRFMIVHRVDFEELGGFDERLNHMEDTEFCLNALSRGKTLNELPRCAVHHEEHESPGQGRWATLRNSAYLAARYPQYGPWLLRELLL, from the coding sequence ATGAGCGACTCGATTAGCATCGTCATTCCCACACTCGACGGGGACCCTTGGACATTGGATTCCGTTCCGGCGGGGGTAGAGACGGCAGTCGTTCAGGAGGGGAACCGATCGGAAGCGCGAAATGAGGGTGCTCGTCGGACGAGCGGAGATGTCCTCGTGTTTTGTGACGACGATGTGTCTTTCGACGAGTCCTTCCTATGGAAACAGGTCGAAGCGACCGAGACGGGGACAATCTTAGGCCTGGAGGACTTCGATTTCGGTCTCCTCCTCACTCGGTTCATGATCGTACACCGTGTGGACTTCGAGGAGCTCGGAGGATTCGACGAGCGTCTCAATCACATGGAAGACACGGAGTTCTGCCTGAACGCGCTCTCACGTGGCAAGACGCTCAACGAACTTCCCCGCTGTGCCGTACATCACGAGGAACATGAGTCACCGGGACAAGGGCGTTGGGCGACTCTTCGGAACTCCGCGTACCTTGCCGCCCGATATCCGCAGTACGGACCGTGGCTGCTCCGTGAACTTCTCTTATAA